ACCCAGGCATCCCGCCGGTTCATCCTGCAGGTGTAGACGAGCTTGTGCTTGCGGCCATTGTTTCGCGCCTTGCCCTTGCCATTGATGGTGGTTTCGTGTCGGGCGCTGTTGTACATGTCGTACTTGCCCCATTCGATTTTGGCGCCGTATCCCAGCCGGTTTCTGACTTTCTCTCGGATCTTGCCCTTGCAGTTGGCGACAAGGTCTTTCCTGGGTGCATCATAGTCGCCATAGCCGCCGCCTCCGGAATAGCCGCCATCATTGTAGTATTCGTCATTACACCCGGACAGGGTCAGGGCAACAAGGGATGCGGCGGCAATCAGTATCAGGCGTTGGGACATGGAGCTTCCTCGATCAGTGGCTACAGGAAATAAAAGCAGGTCGTTCCTTTTGCTTGCAGGCGCGATACAGGGTGCTGATAAAGCCAGTGGATGTTTTCTTCCGTGGCAATTTCCCTGGCCGGTCCCGAGAGCTGCTGGCCGTTACCTTTCAGCAATAGTAAGTGATCACAGAATCGCATGGCAAGATTGATGTCGTGCAGCACCATGATCAAGGCCCGCCGGGGTTGGATGAATCTGTCCCTGAGCAGGCGCAGCATGAGAATCTGCTGATCCGGATCCAGGTGATTGCTGGGTTCATCCAACAGTGCCAGATCCGGTGCCTGGGCCAGGAGCATGGCGATTTCCATGCGTTGGCGTTCTCCTCCCGACAGGGTTTGTACCGTCCGGTCTTTCAGACTCTGCAGTCCGGTGGCTTCCAGGGCCTTCCGGGCCAGTTCCAGATCTTCCGGTGTTTCCCAGCCCAGGCGTCCCAGGTGGGGATGGCGTCCGGCCAGCACGGTTTCGAACAGGGTGCCGGGGAAGCTGTGAGCTTCATTCTGGAACAATACCCCGCGCAGGCGTGCCAGTTCCCTGGGAGCAAGATCCGTGACGGGGCGGTTGGCGTACAGAATGCGCCCGGTATCCGCCCCACGAAGCCCTGCCAGGGTATGTAAAAGGGTGGTTTTGCCCGCGCCATTGGGACCGAGTATGCCCCAGCACTGGCCAGCCTGAATATCCAGATCCAGTGCCTGGCACACCTGGGTGGAACCAATATGCAGGGAAAGTTTCTCCAGGCTCAGCAGAGAAGCATTCATGAGGTTCTTCCCGGCAGTCCACGGTTGAGCAGAAACAAAAACAGGGGAACGCCGAGCAGGGCTGTCAATACGCCTACGGGCAACTGCATGGGGGCAATGAGAGTGCGGGCAGCAGTATCTGCCAGCACCAGCAGAGAACCACCCAGGAGCGCTGTGCCAGGAACCAGGATACGGTGGTCGCTACCTGCGGCCAGGCGCAGCATATGAGGTGAGATGAGGCCAATAAAGCCAATGGCGCCTGCGATACTCACGGCGGCGGCGGTGAGCAGGGATGCCAAAAGGTAAATGAAAACATGCAGCCGATGGATGCGTACCCCCAGGGAGGCTGCCCTGGCCGAACCCAGGAGTGCGAGGTTCAATGCCGGCGCCAGCCACAGGGACAGCAGCACACCGATCCCCAGAACCGACAGGGGCAGTAAGGGGTTGAGGGCATCGCTCAAATCACCCATGAGCCAAAACAGCATGCCAGGAAGTTGAACCGGGGGGCTGAGGCTGAGGACGAAGCTGATCAGGGCCGACCAGCCCATTGCCAGAACCACCCCCGTCAGCAACAACCGGTTGTTGTTCCAGTCACCGGAATGGGCCAAACCAAACAGGAGCAAAATACTGGCCAGGGCACCGCCAAAGGCCATGGGGGCCTGCCAGGTGAAAGGTAGCCCCAGAAGCATGGCGCCAAGCACTGCCACGGCTGCCCCTCCTGATACGCCCAGAATATACGGGTCGGCCAGGGGATTGCGCAGCAGCGCCTGCATGAGTAGTCCTGCCAGAGCCAGCACGCCGCCCACGGCAAACGCCGAAAGCGTGCGGGGCAGGCGCAGTTCGTGAATGATCCGATAGTGAATGCTGCCGTCGTTCCGCCAGAGTAGAGTCCACAGTTCTCCCGGGGAAATATCCGCGCTGCCGATCATCAGGGAGATGGTCAGGCTGATGAGAGTGATGGCCAGCAGCAGGACCAGCAGGGGCAGCTTATTTCTCAGGGGATGGCGCATGGTGTAGATTGAGAACCGGCCAGCCCCGCGCTTCCGCCACCCGGGAAAGGGCTTCGTCGGGATCCACGGGGATGGGGTGAGTGACCTTCTCCAGAAGCGGCAGGTCGTTGTGTGAGTCACTGTAGAACCAGGCATTGCCCAGGTTCTGATCGTGTTCCTGTAGCCAGGCTTGCAGGCGTTCCACCTTGCCTTCACGGAAGCAGGGAACACCGGCTACCCGTCCCGTGTAACGGCCATCGCGGATTTCCGGTTCAGTGGCTATCAGCTCATCGATACCGAAAGCCGCGGCAATAGGAGCGGTAACGAAAGCATTGGTAGCCGTAATGATCAGCAGCTGGTCGCCGCGTCTGCGATGCATGTCCACCAGCATCCGGGCTTCGGGGGTGATGATGGGGTCGATCTTGTCCTTCATGAACTGCCGGTGTAGGACCTGCAGCTCATCCATGGGGCGTTCGCTGAGGGGTTTCAGGGAAAAGGCAAGGAATTCCAGGATATCCAGGTTGCCTTCCTGATATTCGCGGTAGAAACGCTCGTTTTCCGCCGCATGGAAATCCTTGTCCACCAGTCCCTGTTCCCCGAGGAACTGGCCCCACAGATAGTCAGAATCTCCAGCAAGGAGGGTGTTGTCCAGATCGAAGAGCACCAGAGCCATGATTTTGATTGTTGGAATGAAAAACTGGGGAAACTATACCGGAATCGGATACGGATTATCACTCCGGCAATCCTCTTGTTCCCGGCTACACTTAACAAGGATGTTGAAAAAGCCCTTCCTTGGGCTTTTTCAACGCGGACATCCTTGTGCGGCAATCAGGCTGCCGAAAAATGGTGTTTTTCAACAGCTGTTAAAGTTCCGGCTCCATTACCAAGGCCTCATCACAGACAGGAGAGATAACATGAGCAAAGGTTTCAATGCGGTGGGATGGTTTGAGATCCCGGTTACGGACATGGAACGGGCCATAGGCTTCTATGAAACTGTTCTGGGATATACCCTGGAGCGCCACAAACTGGAAGCCATCGACATGGCCTGGTTTCCCATGTCTCCGGAAGGCTACGGGGCTATGGGTTCCCTGGTATTCAATGAAGAATTCTACAAGCCATCCATCGAGGGAACGCTGGTGTATTTCTCCTCACCTTCGGGGGATCTGAGGAATGAGTTGGATCGGATCGAGGCCGCCGGTGGGAAGATACTGGTTCCCAGGCGGGCCATTAGTGATGAATATGGTTATATGGCTATATGCCTGGATACGGAGGGCAATCGCATTGCTCTGCATTCCATGGCCTGAAACTGCCTTATGATCCGCCTTTGCGGGAGATTGTGGATCTCCGGGCTGATATGTTTTGACCTGTCAACCCCTAGCTAATACTGCCCCGAGGGCTTATCCACGCTTTGTCCACGGCGTAGCAACCTTTGGCTTATTGCGCAGCGGTGGGCAAAGGGTGGATAAGCCCATGCTCGATCTATCTGTCAGTCTCGTGGTGTATTGTTCAAGCACCTTGGCTCAGGGTCCATCCAGCAGATTGCGACGGTGGATCATGCTGATATGCGTGGATTGGTTACCACCTGACTTCACTGCGTCGCAGAGCTGGCCTTTCTCTAATGTCAGGGATCATCGACCGGGAATGCTCGCTTGAGGTTATCCCGTCATGGCCGATGCCGTTATAACCCGGACAAGGGTTCTCCACACCGGCCAGATAGACCCTGAGTCAAGGTGCCTGTCGTTCCTCCTCCTATGGTAGCAGTCGTATCGTGCGGCACACGGCTTATCCAGCCGCCGATCCACTCTTGGCCATCAGGCGGGGCATCTCCTGCCGTACGATGTCCCAGATGAAGCCGACCAATTCCCGGGCAATCGCGACACACACCAACTTGACGTTCTTGCCGGCCTGCGTGAGCTGACGATAGCGACCGCAGAGACGCTTCTGGGCCCGCCAGGCGATCGCCTTGGCCCGTTCTGGTGCCGCCTTGGCCTTTCGTTTGAGATGCATCGTCTGGCGCGCCGGAAAGCGGTAGCTCCAGGCACACTCCACCAGCATCCGGCGCGCATGACCGTTGCCGGTCAGGGTGATCGCGCCCTGACGTCGCCGGCCGCCACTGCTATGCTCGCTCGGCACCAGTCCCAGGTAGGCCATCAGCTGTTTCGGGGAATCGAAACGGCTGATATCGCCCAACTCCGCCAGCAGGACGGTAGCGGCCAACTTGTCGACCCCCCGCAGGGCCACCAGGGCGTCCACCACCGGGGCCAATGACCAGCCCGGTAAGGCTTGCATCAGCTGCTCGGTCAGGTCAGTGACCCGCCGGGTCGCCGCCTTGACTGCATCGATGTATTCCTGCAGCACAATCTGCAGCCAGGGCTGCTCAAATTGGATCGATTCCAGCCAGTTGAAATGCGCCTGGGTCCAGCGCTTCTTGCCCCGGGGCCAGTGGTGGCCGTGACGCAACACAAAAGCATTAAGCTGCTGACGCGCCTTGCGCTCCTGGCTCTTCATGTCGTCCCGGGCCCGGGTCAGATCCCGCATGGCCTCCTGCTCAGCATCCGGTACCCACACTGCTGTCAGCTCACCGGCCCGTAACAGCCGCGCCAACTTCAGTGCATCCCGCCGATCGGTCTTGATCCGCTCACCAGCCTTCCTCGGAATCAGTGAGGGGGCCACGACCTGGCAGTCATGACCCGCCCCCACCAGGCGGCGATACAGCCCGTAGCCGCAGGGCCCTGCTTCATAGCAGAATTGCAGCACCTGACCATCAAACTCGACACTCAGGCGATTCAGCCATTTTTCCACCTTTCGGCCTTCATGGGCAATTTCACCCCGGTAGACCGGTTCTTCCCGGCCCGGTAACGCGATAGCCACCGCAATGGTGTCTTTGTGAACATCCAACCCGATGTAGGCCGCGTAGCTGCCTGCATCCGCCGTGTTCACCTGCGCCGCTTTTGTCTGTTTATCAATGGCTTTTGCGATAGACTCTTTCATGACCTGTCCTCCTCAATGTGGCTCTGTGTCGGGAGTGTATTTCCCAACCCCAGCATAATCCACGTTCGTTGAGGTTGGGCAGGTCAAAACATCATGTCTAATTCGCTTGCGGATTCCGGGCAGACTGTGGAAGAATGCAAGACATTGAAAGATATAGAATGAGAACAATCCCGTGATAGACAGGGATGGATTCAGACCCAATGTGGGCATCATACTGGTCAACGATGAGAACCGGTTGTTCTGGGGGCGTCGTATTGGCCAGGATGCCTGGCAGTTTCCCCAAGGGGGTATCCAGGAAGGCGAGTCGCCTGAGGAGGCCATGTTCCGGGAACTCGAGGAAGAAGTCGGTCTCAAGCCTCACCAGGTAAAGATTCTGGGCTGCACCAAGCGCTGGCTGCGTTATCGTCTGCCAAAGAAGTTTTTGCGCCGGAACACCCAGCCTTTGTGTATTGGCCAGAAACAGCGCTGGTTCCTGTTGCAGGTGATCTGCGATGAAAGCGGCTTCTGCCTGGACAGTTCGGAAAAGCCTGAATTCGACGACTGGCGTTGGGTGAAATACTGGCAACCGGTCAAAGATGTCATCTATTTCAAACGCCGGGTGTACCAGCGAGCCCTGGAAGAACTGGCTCCTCTGATCTTTCCCGATGCCCGTCCGGTATCCCGCAGTCGCTCCAACTACCTTCGCCAGCAGAGGCGATGACCTGTCCCAAATGTTGCCGGTACCCGGGAACCTGAGACGCCGGTTTTTCCATCCCATTGGTCAGGTGCTGGCACCCCGGGAGAAGTGGAAGAAAATCCCGTGCGGATGAAACGGCATGAAAATGTCTCAGGGTGTTGCCTTGTCAGCGGAGAACAGTTCACTCATGGGCATCGATGTCCCATCGTCCAGGACGATCCTGGCGTGGTGGCGGGAGAACTCCCGGGGGGATTTCAGTCCACAGGCATGGGCGATCATGCCGACTTCGTAACACAGGTTGCGCACGTAACTGGCCACCCGTTCCGACTTGAGTTCCGGATCCAGACCTTTCTGCAGCTTGGGATCATGGGTGGTGATGCCCGTGGGGCAGGTATTCCGGTTGCATTGCAGGGCCTGGATGCACCCCAGGGTGAACATGAAACCCCGCGCCGTAACAATGAAGTCCGCGCCCGCGCACAGTGCCCAGGCAACATCAGAGGGATTGATGAGCTTGCCTGAGGCGATGACCCGGATGCGTTCACGCAGGCCGTACTGTTCCAGCTTGTCCACCAGCAGGGGCAGGGCTTCGCGCAGGGGCAGGCCCACGGCATCCATCAGGGGCATGGGCGCTGCGCCGGTACCGCCTTCCGCGCCGTCCAGGGTGATGAAGTCCGGTGCGCTGGACTCACCTTTCTCGATGATTCTGGTAAACAGTTCATCCAGCCAGTGGCCGTGGCCAATCACTGTTTTGAATCCTGTGGGCTTCCCTGTCACCTTGCGGACATGCAAGAGCATCTTCAGGAGATCGTCATCATTGGCAATATCCGGGTGGCGGTTGGGGCTGATGGAAGCGCTGCCGGGACGGATGCCGCGAATGGCGGCAATCTCTTCGGTCACCTTGCTGGCTGGCAGGATGCCGCCCTTGCCCGGTTTGGCGCCCTGACTGAGCTTGATCTCGAACATCCGCAGCTGCTCGTGGGCGGCAATTTCCGTGAGTTTCCCGTCATCCAGTTCCCCGTCTTCATCACGCACGCCATATTTGGCCGTGCCGATCTGGAACACCAGATCGCAACCGCTTTCCAGGTGCCAGGGAGTCAGACCGCCTTCTCCGGTGTTCATCCAGATGCCGGCTTTTGCGGCGCCTCTGGACAGGGCCTGGACGGCCGGTTGTGACAGGGCGCCATAACTCATGCCGGAAATATTGAAGAAGGAAGGTGCCAGGTAAGGTGTCCGGCAGTCTCTGCCGATGATCACCGGCAGGGCCGGAACGGCATTTTCATCCAGGGTGGGGTAGGGGGTGTTGATGAACAGCACACTGCCGGGAATGCGATTGTCCCGGGTGGAGCCAAAGGCCACGGTATTGTTGAGGTTTTTGGCGGCGCGATAGATCCAGCTGCGCTGGGCGCGGTTGAAAGGCAGTTCCTCCCGGTCCATGGCAAAGAAGTATTGGCGAAAGAAAGTGCCGAGCTTCTCGAACAGATAGCGGAAGCGGCCGATGACCGGGTAGTTGCGGCGGATTGCCTGCCGGGTCTGGGTAATGTCTGCAACAAAGGTGATCAACACCCACAGGGTGATGAGTCCGATGACGAAGATAAACAGGGCGGACATGATCTCCAGTGCAGTGATCAGCCAGTGTGTCATAGCAGGTGCGGGTGTAGGCATCTTGATTCCTGTCAAGGGTGTGTTGGGTTTCCTGTAAACAGACCGGAAAAGCGCTTGGTCTCTGACAAGTTGTAGTACAGAATGAAGGCATGTGCTCAGGCAAACGGAAGGGAAAAGAATGACAGCAAAGAAAATCACCCTGGACGGCAATCAGGCGGCAGCGCATATCGCGCACAAGACCAATGAAGTCATTGCCATCTATCCCATCACCCCGGCATCGCCCA
This sequence is a window from Thiolapillus brandeum. Protein-coding genes within it:
- a CDS encoding histidinol-phosphatase, giving the protein MALVLFDLDNTLLAGDSDYLWGQFLGEQGLVDKDFHAAENERFYREYQEGNLDILEFLAFSLKPLSERPMDELQVLHRQFMKDKIDPIITPEARMLVDMHRRRGDQLLIITATNAFVTAPIAAAFGIDELIATEPEIRDGRYTGRVAGVPCFREGKVERLQAWLQEHDQNLGNAWFYSDSHNDLPLLEKVTHPIPVDPDEALSRVAEARGWPVLNLHHAPSPEK
- a CDS encoding VOC family protein, which translates into the protein MSKGFNAVGWFEIPVTDMERAIGFYETVLGYTLERHKLEAIDMAWFPMSPEGYGAMGSLVFNEEFYKPSIEGTLVYFSSPSGDLRNELDRIEAAGGKILVPRRAISDEYGYMAICLDTEGNRIALHSMA
- a CDS encoding RNA pyrophosphohydrolase; protein product: MIDRDGFRPNVGIILVNDENRLFWGRRIGQDAWQFPQGGIQEGESPEEAMFRELEEEVGLKPHQVKILGCTKRWLRYRLPKKFLRRNTQPLCIGQKQRWFLLQVICDESGFCLDSSEKPEFDDWRWVKYWQPVKDVIYFKRRVYQRALEELAPLIFPDARPVSRSRSNYLRQQRR
- a CDS encoding FMN-binding glutamate synthase family protein, which translates into the protein MTHWLITALEIMSALFIFVIGLITLWVLITFVADITQTRQAIRRNYPVIGRFRYLFEKLGTFFRQYFFAMDREELPFNRAQRSWIYRAAKNLNNTVAFGSTRDNRIPGSVLFINTPYPTLDENAVPALPVIIGRDCRTPYLAPSFFNISGMSYGALSQPAVQALSRGAAKAGIWMNTGEGGLTPWHLESGCDLVFQIGTAKYGVRDEDGELDDGKLTEIAAHEQLRMFEIKLSQGAKPGKGGILPASKVTEEIAAIRGIRPGSASISPNRHPDIANDDDLLKMLLHVRKVTGKPTGFKTVIGHGHWLDELFTRIIEKGESSAPDFITLDGAEGGTGAAPMPLMDAVGLPLREALPLLVDKLEQYGLRERIRVIASGKLINPSDVAWALCAGADFIVTARGFMFTLGCIQALQCNRNTCPTGITTHDPKLQKGLDPELKSERVASYVRNLCYEVGMIAHACGLKSPREFSRHHARIVLDDGTSMPMSELFSADKATP
- a CDS encoding IS110 family RNA-guided transposase, whose product is MKESIAKAIDKQTKAAQVNTADAGSYAAYIGLDVHKDTIAVAIALPGREEPVYRGEIAHEGRKVEKWLNRLSVEFDGQVLQFCYEAGPCGYGLYRRLVGAGHDCQVVAPSLIPRKAGERIKTDRRDALKLARLLRAGELTAVWVPDAEQEAMRDLTRARDDMKSQERKARQQLNAFVLRHGHHWPRGKKRWTQAHFNWLESIQFEQPWLQIVLQEYIDAVKAATRRVTDLTEQLMQALPGWSLAPVVDALVALRGVDKLAATVLLAELGDISRFDSPKQLMAYLGLVPSEHSSGGRRRQGAITLTGNGHARRMLVECAWSYRFPARQTMHLKRKAKAAPERAKAIAWRAQKRLCGRYRQLTQAGKNVKLVCVAIARELVGFIWDIVRQEMPRLMAKSGSAAG
- a CDS encoding FecCD family ABC transporter permease, whose protein sequence is MRHPLRNKLPLLVLLLAITLISLTISLMIGSADISPGELWTLLWRNDGSIHYRIIHELRLPRTLSAFAVGGVLALAGLLMQALLRNPLADPYILGVSGGAAVAVLGAMLLGLPFTWQAPMAFGGALASILLLFGLAHSGDWNNNRLLLTGVVLAMGWSALISFVLSLSPPVQLPGMLFWLMGDLSDALNPLLPLSVLGIGVLLSLWLAPALNLALLGSARAASLGVRIHRLHVFIYLLASLLTAAAVSIAGAIGFIGLISPHMLRLAAGSDHRILVPGTALLGGSLLVLADTAARTLIAPMQLPVGVLTALLGVPLFLFLLNRGLPGRTS
- a CDS encoding ABC transporter ATP-binding protein, whose amino-acid sequence is MNASLLSLEKLSLHIGSTQVCQALDLDIQAGQCWGILGPNGAGKTTLLHTLAGLRGADTGRILYANRPVTDLAPRELARLRGVLFQNEAHSFPGTLFETVLAGRHPHLGRLGWETPEDLELARKALEATGLQSLKDRTVQTLSGGERQRMEIAMLLAQAPDLALLDEPSNHLDPDQQILMLRLLRDRFIQPRRALIMVLHDINLAMRFCDHLLLLKGNGQQLSGPAREIATEENIHWLYQHPVSRLQAKGTTCFYFL